The genomic region ACGCGTCGAACAACTCATCAAAGCCGCTGACATGGCCGTCTACGCCGCCAAAAAAGCCGGAAGAAACTGCGTCCGCATCTTCACACCACGACTCAAAGCCGCCGCCTGATCAGCAGCCTCACCGACCAACCAGCAACTCCGCGATCTGCACCGCATTGAGCGCCGCGCCCTTCCGGATCTGATCGCCGCAGACAAACAAATCAAGCCCCATCCCCTCCGCCTGGCTGATGTCCCGTCGAATACGACCAACAAACACGTCGTCCAGCCCCGAAGCTTCCAGTGGTGTCGGGAAACGATTCGCCGCGCGATCATCAATAATCGACACACCAGCCGCATCCGCAAGCACCCGACGCGCCTCATCCTCTCCCATCGGCTTGCGAAGCGTCAGGTTGATCGCCTCGCTGTGCGCCCGCAGCACGGGAACCCGCACACACGTCGCCGTGATCGCCGTCCGATCCCCCTCGGCCTGATCCCAGATCTTGTGTGTTTCCTTGACCAGCTTCATCTCCTCCGTGTTGTACCCCTCAGGACCAATATCCGAGTTGTGACTAAACACATTAAAGGCGTACTGCTGACTGAAAATCTTGCACGTCGGCGGCTTGCCCTCCAGCACCTCGCGCGTCTGCTGCTCCAACTCCGCCATCGCCGCAGCCCCCGCTCCACTCGCCGCCTGGTACGTACTCACCACCATCCGCTCGATCCCCACCGCCCGATGAATCGGCGTCACCGCCACCAACGCAATGATCGTCGAACAGTTCGGGTTCGCGATGATCCCCGGCTTCGACCCGATCGCCAGGTCACCCACCGCCTCTGGATTCACCTCCGGCACAACCAACGGCACCCCCGCCGTCATCCGAAACGCCGACGAGTTGTCAATCACCACTGCACCCGCCTCAACCGCCCGCGGAGCGATCGCCTGGCTGATCGATCCCCCCGCGCTGAACAGCGCGATATCAACCCCCTCAAACGATTCCTCCGCCAGATCGCTCACCGCGACCTCACGACCCCCAAACAACATCGTCTTCCCCGCACTCCGACTGCTCGCCAGCAGCCGCAACTCGCCAATCGGGAAATCCCGCTGCTCCAGCACACGCAAAAACTCCTGACCCACCGCCCCGGTCGCCCCGGCAATCGCCACCGTCAACGCAGAAGAACGCCGGGAAGACCCAGCAGAACGGGCAGCAGCAGAGGGGGGCAACACCGACATCGGACCTGACTCCTAATCATGTGGATCGGAAAACCACCATTGTAGCCAACACCAACGATCCTTCCCGCCCCAAGGACCGTACCATGAGGTCATGACCCTCTGGCACGCTCTTCATGGATGGGTGGCGGTCACGGCACTCTGGGCAACCCTCGCCCTCGGCCAGGCAACCGCCGTCTATCCACCCGAAGACCACGACGCCGAAGACCTCATCGCTCAAACCCTCGATGAAGCCGACCGCGGAGCCTGGGAAACCGCCGCCCGCCTGGTCCACCGCATCGTCATCAACCACCCCGATGGCCTCGTCAGAATCGACGACGGCCGCTACCAACGCGCCCCCGAAGTCGTCTGGTCAGGCGTCGGCGCCCAACCCGAACTCCGACTCGCCTACCAGAGCCTCTTCTCCCAGCAGGCCCGCCGCGAGTTGCAAAACCTCCGCGTCCTCCCCGAAAGCGTCGCCCAACTCATCCAGATCACCGACCGCTACCGCGCCACCCCCGCCGGCATCGACGCAGGACTCCTCCTCGTCGCCCTCCACCTCGAAGCCGCACGACTCGGCCCCGCCGCCCTCGTCCTCGACCGCCTCGACCGCGATGCCCGCCGACCCGAACAGCACCAACGTATCCTGGCCCTCCGCGACATCCTCAACACACTCCGCCAGGCACAACCAGAACCAAAACGCACCCAGCACCTCGCCTCCGGATCCGTCGTGCTCGGACCACCACCCGAAACTCTCGGCCGCGCAGAATCCGCCTCACTCTGGACCGTCCCCTGGCGCGAACTCGTCGATGAACAAACCAACACCATCTTCGACCCCCGCCAGGTCGGACAACGTGGCTTCGCTATCAACCGAATGAACCAGACCGCCTTCCCCCAGCCGCTTCTCACCGGCGGACAGGTCCTGGTCAACACCGGCGGAGCCCTCGTCGCTCTCGATCGCTTCTCCGGCGGAGTCCTCTGGCGACACGATCTCGACCCACCCGATGACACCTCACAACAACTCGCCAGAATGCACGCCATCATGGTCCTCTCCGAGTCCCGTGGCGTCGCCACCGACGGAACCAGAGCATTCGCCATCGTCGGCGTCGGTCGCCAGGCCTCACGCATCGGACAACGCGGCAACTCCCGCTCCAACAACAACGCCAGCCGACTCCTCGCCGTCGATCTCCAACAAGGCCGCCCACTCTGGGAGCAACACCCCGATTCCCTCGCCGACAACACCCACGACTGGCACTTCGTCGGCACCCCCGTCACACGACAGGGCTTCCTCTACGCCGTACTCCAACGCATCCAGGGACGCTCACTCGCCGAAACCAACGTCGCATGCTTCGCCGCCGACACCGGCGAACTCCTCTGGCGCACCAGCGTCGGCACCGTCGCCGTAAGCCAGCCCGTCGCCTCACCCGGCGCGCCCCAACTCGCCATGGACCCCCTCGCCGAACGACTCGTCCTCATCGACCCCGCTGGACTCATCGTCGCACTCCATCCCACCGATGGCGGGATCGCCTGGGCACTCGACCTCCTCGAAGCAACGCAAGAACAAACCAACCCCACCCCCAACCCTCGCCAACGATTCCCCGCTTTCCTGCCCGGCTTCAATCCCCAGGCCACCTGGCTCAACGCCGGACTCATCGTGCAAGCTAGCGGACTCGCCCAGGCCGTCCTGCTCTCGCCAACCGATGGCCGGACCCTCCGCATCATCAAGGACATCGATCCGACCGCCCACTGGGCACCCAATCCCCAAGGCGGTGCCCTTGTCCTCAACGATCCCGTCACCGTCCTCAGCGAAAACGCCGAGATCATCGAGCGTTGGCCCTTAGCTGCCGATCGCCCACAACCACAGGACCAACACCAAGGCCTGTGGTTTATTCGCGGATCAGGTCTCTGGTGGCTCGACCCCACCGCCGGCCGATCCGTCCTCTGGACCGATGCCACCCCCTCGTTCCGACTCGCCGCTAACGATGAGCAGTTGATCATCGCCCGCCCCCAGGGAATCTCCGCCTTCATGGCATGGCCCGTCGCACGCGATCGCCTCGCCCAGGCCGTTGAACAAGACCCCAATGACCCCGAGTCCGGCATCCGGCTCGCCGAGGTCGCCGCCGGCCAGAACGACGCTCAGACCCTCGTCCGCGGACTCGCCGCCGCTGCCACCTCTCTCGACGCCTGGCACGACCAGGCCAACCCCGCTGACATCCACCGACTCACCACCCGACTCTTCTCCCTCGCCCAACGGCCCGCCGCTCAGCAGCCCCGCGCCGCTCAAACACTCCTCGATCTCCTCGCCGAGCTCACCGCCACACCCGCCCAGCAAAGCATGGCCACCCTCCTCACCGCACGCGCCCACCAACGCGCTGAAGAACCACTCGCCGCCGTCGACAGCTACCAGCAACTCCTCCTCACACAAGAACTCGCCTCCGCCTCCCTCCCATGGCTGCCTGGTGAACCCCTGGCCGCACAGATCGCCGCCCACGAACTCCGAGCCCTCGTCCAAGACCAACAGACCGAAGCCGACGCTCCGGGCGGCATGGCAGGCGGCCTCGGAGGCGGGGTTAGCGGCGGGGGGGTCTATGACGAATACGATGAACGCGCCCTCGTCGAACTCCAGGCCGCCAGAGACCGCGATGACCCCCGAGCCCTCGCACGAATCGTCGAACGCTACCCCGCCTCCCGATGGTCCCGCGTCGCCCTCGAACTCGCCGGACAGCTCAGCCTCAGGCTTAACCAGCCCCTCGAAGCCACCCTCCACCTCCGCAGGGCCTACCGTCTCGCCGAAAACGATGAACAGGCCACCGCCGCCGTCCGCGAACTCCTCGAAGCCTACCGCCTCCTCGGACTCCCCGAGCAACGCCGAAGCTGGGTCCGCCGACTCGAACGCGACCACCCAGGAACCTCCGTCGTCCTCCTCGATGACCCCAACGATCTCATCACGGCCCGCCCTCGCTCCGCCGTGAACTGGACCGGCCTCCCCAATCGCGCCTGGACCACACCCACCACCAGCATCACCCCTGACCCCGCCTCCTCCACCGTTGTCACCCTCAAGCACAACCAGCTCGAACTGTGGCGGCAACCCGACAACGCCACCGCGCCCAAACGACTCCACCGCGAGAACTACCAGGTCGGTCCCATCGTCGCGATCGCCGACAAACGCTCCGTCCTCGTCACCGAAGCCGCCACCTGGACCATCACCTGCTTCGACGCCATCACAGGACAACAGCTCTGGCGGCGCGAACCACCCACAGCCCAGGCCGACAACACGACCGCCAACCGAGGCGTCATCAACCTCCTCGAAGGCGACCGCAGAATGCTCAACGCCCAGGTCCTACTCCAGGCTCAGGCACGCAACGCCATCCGCCCCCTGGGCGTCCAGACCCTTCTTGTCCGCGACCTCACCGACTTCCGCGTCATCGTCAGCGACCAACGCGGCCGCATCATCGCCCTCGACCGCGCCAACGGCACCACCTCATGGACCCACGCCATCAACCTCGGTGCCCTCCAAACCCTCAAAGCCAACGAATGGGTCGTCGCCATGGTCGGGCAGCAACCCTCTGAAGAAGGCCAACTACGCTCCAGAATCGTCCTCCTCGACACCCTCACCGGCGAACCCATGGTCCCCATGCTCGAACCCGACGAAATCGTCGTCGATCTCGCCCTATCCGACGTCGACGTCATGGCCACCATCGAAGGCACCACCCTCGTCGTACGCCGGGTCGAGGACGCCCAGCCACTCTGGCAAATCAACCACGAAAACACCTCCTTCCAACGACCCCTCTGGATCGACGGCCGCTTCCTCGCCGTCCAGGACAACCGCGCCCAACTCCACGTCTACGACGCCCTCACAGGACAACAACTCCTCAAACTCCCCACCATCCTCCGCCCCAACACCTCAGCCACACCCATCACCGCCGTCGGCGACAAAGCAATCGTCCGATGGAACGACCGACTCCTCGCCATCAACGCCCAGGGCAAGACGCTCTGGGAAGCCGCGCCGCTCGCCAACGACTACCGCTACCAGGCTCACTGGCTCACCACCGACCGCGTCCTCACCTGGCTACAACCCGTCCAGCCAGCCGTCATCCCACCACAACCCGCCTGGGCCGAGTACGACCTCGATACCGGCCGACTTCTCCGACAACAGACGCTCCCCGCCAACTGGAGGCAGGCCGACCTCGACCAAAGCGGGCCCACCGCCCGCGGCTTCGTCCTCAACCTCCGCAACCTCGGCACCGCCTTCTTCGCCACGCCTCCAACCCTCGCGCCACCCACCGCACCCGTCGGATTCGAGAACCTCCGCCAGGGACGAACCACCTCACCCCCACCACGCCCCCTCCCCATCACACGTCCACGCTGAACCCGCCCAACCTTTGCCGCTCCATCCTCGGGCGCATAGGATGAACCATCACCCAGTGGAGACAGCCGTGACACAGACCACCTCCGAACCAGTCCTTAACCAGCCCATGTCCATCCTCCAGGACCAGGACCACGATGCCTACCGCATCATCGCGGCCGAGGTCCAGCGGCAGGAAAACACCCTCGAACTCATCGCCTCCGAGAACCACGCCTCGCCCGCTGTTATGGCCGCCATGGGCTCAGTTCTCACCAACAAATACGCCGAGGGATACCCCGGAGCACGCTACTACGGCGGGTGCCAGTACCACGACCAGATCGAAGACCTCGCCCGCAACCGCGCCAAAGAACTCTTCGGCTGCAAGTTCGCCAACGTCCAGCCCCACTCCGGTGCCAACGCCAACATCGCCGCCTTCATGGCCGTCCTCAAGCCCGGCGAAACAGTCCTGTCCCTCCCCATCGACTCCGGCGGCCACCTCTCTCACGGACTCAAGGTCAACTTCTCCGGGCACTTCTACAACATCGTCGACTACCGCCTCGACCCCGAAACCGAACTCATCGACTACGACCACGTCCGCAGCCAGGCCCTCGAACACAAACCCAAACTCATCATCTGCGGATACTCCGCCTATCCACGCACCATCGACTTCAAAAAGTTCCGCGACATCGCCGACGAAGTCGGTGCCACCCTCCTCGCCGACATCTCCCACATCTCCGGCCTCGTCGCCGCAGGCATCCACCCCTCGCCCTTCCCGCACGCCCACATGGTCAGCACCACCACCCACAAAACCCTCCGCGGGCCCCGCGGCGGACTCCTCCTGACCAACGATGAAGAGCTGGCGAAAAAACTCGACCGCCGCATCTTCCCCGGCTCCCAAGGCGGGCCCCTCATGCACGTCATCGCCGCCAAGGCCGTCGCCTTCGGCGAAGCCCTCCGACCCTCCTTCAAGGCCTACGCCAAACAGGTCGTCGCCAACGCCCAGGCACTCGCCGATGAGCTCGACTCCCTCGGCTACCGACTCGTCTCAGGCGGAACCGACAACCACCTCATGCTCGTCGACCTACGGCCCAAAGCCGATGACCTCACCGGAGCCGACGCCGAAAAATGGCTCGAAGCCGCCGCCATCATCTCCAACAAAAACGGCATCCCCAATGACCCCCGACCCCCCAAGGTTACCTCCGGACTCCGACTCGGAGCCCCCGCCCTCACCACCCGCGGCTTCAAGGAAGACCAGATGCGCCAGGTCGGCCAGTGGATCGACAAGGTCCTCACCGCCAAAGGCGATGAGCAGGTGGCCCGCGAAGTCAGAGAACAAATCGTCGACCTGTGCGCACAGTTCCCCATGCCTCACTGACGTTTAACCACGTTTGATTGACGAGCAAGGCACGCTGGCGACCCCAAACCGCTCAGAAACGCGCTTTGACAGCCCGTTCGCATCAGCCTCATCCGACGCGACCAGAAACAGCGTGCTCCCCGAACCCGTGATGTGAACCGGCGTTTCAAGCTCATCAGCCAGCTTTTTTCGCAGATTCCCCAGCCGAGGCTCCGCCGCACACGCTGGCGCCGCCAGATCGTTAAACGGATCGTGCGCACTGACCAAACCGCCCGCCGCCAACGTCAACACCCGATCCAGATCCACCTCATGCGGCCCCGGCTGATCGTCAAAAGCCTTGTAAACACCAGCAGTTGCGCAACCAAAACCAGGCCAGATCAGCACCAGCCAAACCACCTCACGATGCGGAGCACCACTCAACTGCTCCCCATACCCCGTCCCGATCGCCGACGTCTCGCCACTGTGCGCACCCACAAAAAATGCCACATCCGCACCAAGACCCGCCGCAATCGACTTGAGCACACCGTCCGGCAGACCCAAACCAAACAACCGATTCACCCCCACCAACACCCCCGCCGCATCGCTCGAACCACCCCCCAGCCCACCCCCAGCCGGAACCCGCTTGCTCAGCACCATCTCCACCCCCAACGTCCGCTTTGCATGAGCTTCTAAAGCCTCCAGCGCCCGCCAGCTCAGGTCCTTCTCCACCGGCCAGTCCACCCGGTGCGTGCCCAGCGCATCCTCAGCAAACGCAACGCTCAAAGAAGAAGGTTCCCCGGTCCGCGTCAGCGTCAGCGTGTCCGCCAGACTCACCGCCACCATCCACGTCGCCACCGGGTGATAGCCCCGATCATCCCGCGCGCCCACCGACAGCGCGAGATTCACCTTCGCCGGGCAAGCCAGGCGAAGCGTCGAGCCCTCGGATGTTGAGGGCGAAGCCTGAATCATCAGTCGTTATCCAGCTTGGGCTTCAGCCGATCGGCCAGCGCGATGCAGCATCCCGGCGGGGCGGTCTCCCTCGCCCAGCACGGCCATCGCACGGTCCACAAGCTGCTGCGTCGGCAGACCGATCATCAGCCCGCCATGCACCACGCACCACGCCGCGTCGAGCTTCTCCGCCGACGCCCCGGTCTGCATCGACCACGCCGCCAGTAGCTTCTCGATCATCCCAGGCAGCGCCCGCGTCGCTTCCTTGTCGCTCAGGCTCGCCAGCCAGAACATCAGCCGGTACTGCTCCGGCTCCGCGCTGGCGACCTCGATGTAACGCTCCAGCGACCGCGCCGCGGGAACTCCATCCTCGATCAGCTCCAGCACCGGGTCGAACCGCCGCTGCGTCACCTCCGCCAGCAGGTCCCGCTTGTCCTTGAAGTACCGGTAGATCGATCCCACCGCGCAACCGAGCTGCGAGGCGATCTTGCGGATCGTCGTTCCGTCGTACCCCAGGTCATTGAGACAGACCTGCGTGGCTTCGAGGATCTGATCACGGCTCAGCGGGGCCCGGGAGCGTGGCTTGGCGGTCTGCTCCTGTGCATTGCCCTCGGCGTGATTGTTGTGAGTGACTTTCTCTACTGGGTTTACGACAACCGGTCGCTCCGGCAGAGGCCAGGTTTTAGTGATGCTACTCATGTTGTTCACCTCCATGCGAACCCCTCTAGTCTGGTCCTCAACGCGGTCTGTGTCAACCACCAAGGAACGCAAAAAATGGGGTGAAGAGGGTTGATCGTTCGTCCATCGCCCGATAACAGGCGTCCGGGAGGCCAGCATACGGCAGCCACGGCCTTGTCGCTAGAGCCTTTGTGGAGAACCTGGTTCGTCCCCGGTTTCTCCACGGCCTACTGCGGGTGTATTGCGTGGCGAGATTCCGGCCGATCTCCTGCGCTTAGGCGTCGGTCACGCAGCCTTCAGAGGCGTTACAGACCGTCTTGATGTACTTCCACAGCGTCCCACGCGTTGCCTTCCAGGCCGGCTGTTTCCAGGCTGCTTTCCGCTTCGCCATCTCATCCTCCGGGACATCGACGGTGATGGCGTGAGTCTCGTCGTCAATCGTGATGCTGTCGCCATCGCAGACCAGCGCGATGGGCCCGCCTTCCTGGGCTTCGGGAACGACGTGGCCGACGATGAAGCCGTGGCTCCCGCCCGAGAAGCGGCCATCGGTGATGAGCGCAACATCGTCGAGGAAGCCTGCCCCGGCGAGGGCCGAGGTGGGGGTCAGCATCTCGGGCATACCGGGTCCACCTTTGGGGCCTTCGTAGCGGATGACGATCACGTCGCCGGAGGTGATCTTGCCAGCTTCGAGTCCGGCGATCATGTCTTCCTCAGAGTCGAAGACGCGCGCGGGTCCGGTGAAGCGAAGACCCTGCTTGCCGGTGATCTTGCCGACAGCGCCGCCGGGCGCGAGGTTGCCGGTGAGGATCGAGATGTGGCCCTTGGCCTTCAGGGGTTTCTCGATGGGGTAGATGATGTCCTGGTTAGGCGGGAGGTCGGGGACGTTGGCGATGTTCTCGGCGAGGGTCTTGCCGGTGACGGTCATGCAGGAGCCGTCGAGCAACCCTTCGGCGAGGAGGTACTTCATGATGGCGGGGACGCCGCCGATCTTGTGTACGTCTTCCATCAGGTACTTACCCGAGGGCTTGAGGTCGGCAAGCAGCGGGATGCGATTGCCGACGGCTTTGAAGTCGTCGATGGTGAGTTTCACATCGACCGAACTCGCCATGGCGATGAGGTGGAGCACGGCGTTGGTCGACCCGCCCATGGCGGTGATGACGACCATGGCGTTCTCGAACGCGGCACGGGTCATGATGTCGCGGGGCTTGAGGTCTTTTTCGAGGCAGACGCGGATCGCTTCGCCGGCGCGTCGGCATTCATCGGCTTTTCCGCCGTCTTCCGCGGGTGTTGACGACGAGAAGGGCAGGCTCATGCCGAGGGCTTCGATGGCGGCGGCCATGGTGTTGGCGGTGTACATCCCGCCACAGGCACCGGCACCGGGGCAAGAGTTGCGAACGATGGTTTTGCGTTCGTCTTCGGTGATGGTGCCCGCGATGGCCTGGCCGTAGCTCTGGAAAGCGGAGACAACATCAAGGGTTTCCTGCTTGCCCTTGACGGTCGCGCAGCCGGGCTTAATCGTTCCGCCGTAGACCATGATCGCCGGGCGGTTGAGTCGTCCCATAGCGATGACGCAGCCGGGCATGTTCTTGTCGCAGCCCGGCAGGGCGATCAGGGCGTCGTACCACTGCGCGCCCATGACGGTCTCGATGGAGTCGGCGATGAGATCGCGCGACTGGAGTGAGAAGGACATGCCATCGGTGCCCATGGAGATGCCGTCGGAGACGCCGACGGTGTTGAAGCGGAAGCCGACCATGTCGGCGTTCTGGACGCCGGTCTTGACCTCAGCGGCGAGATCGAGCAGGTGCATGTTGCAGGGGTTGCCTTCGTACCAGACCGAGGCGATGCCGATCTGGGGCTTGTCCATGTCGGCTTCGGTCATGCCGGTAGCGAAGAGCATGGCCTGTGAGGCGCCCTGGGATCGGGGCTGGGTGATGCGAGAGGAATAACGGTTGAGGGCCTGGCTCATCCTTCGGTCTCCTTTACGGGGGGATCGAGATGATAGGAGATTGTGAGACTTTCAGGTTGTGAAGTAGCCTCACACAGCACGCCTTGGGCGTGCAATGTGCCACCCCTCTTGTTGTCCTTAGCCGACGGGTCGTCGGGTGGGGTTGAGGACGATGTTGTCGTGGCCGGGAACGATGGCGTCGGCGATCTCGATGGCTTCGGTGAGGCTTTCTTTGGCTTGTTCGATGTCGAAGGCGTTGCGTTGGACGCGGCCGTTTTCGAGGTGCTCGACGGAGCCGACGGCGTCGCCAGCGATCAGGACGGAGAAGCCAGAAAGGGGCAGGAGCAGCCCCGCAGTGCCCGGTGTGTAGCCGGGGAGGGGGAAGAGATCGACCTGCGGGGCGAGCTGGTCGGGAGCGGGCTCGAAGCGTTTGAGCAGGGCGATCTCCTTGCGGAGCGTCTCCTCGTGCTGGGGGTCATCGGTGTCCTGGAACTGCTGGACGAGGTGGGCCCCGATAGCTTCGCGTTCGGCTTCGGAGATAAGCCAGCGGGCGTTGGGGAAGCCGAGGAGCCCCCAGCGGTGGGCGGGTCGGAAGCAGGTGAGGAAGACATCGGAGATGTCATTGGGTGTCAGGCCGGAGCGTTCGCCTAATCGTGCGATGAGAACCTCGGGCGGGAGGCCGGGATCGACGAGGATGGTGCGTTTATCCGAGCGGATCAGGGTGCAGGTGGCGTGGGGCGTCCGCGCGGGGCCCTGATGGTCCCAGAGGTCGTTGACGGAGAGAGCGCCGATGCTGATGACGCGGTAGTCGAGGGGCATGGGTTACTGGTTGATGGGGGGTGATGGGGGGACGACGATGCGGACAACGGACGCTTGGATGCGCTGCTTCAGCACCTCGAGTTCCAGTTCATGGCGGTAGATTTCGCTTCTGAGCTGGGTGCGGAACTTGGGGAGCGGTCCCTCGATCTGTGCCGTGACGGCCTGACTGAGCAGGTTGCCTTCTTCATCGGGGGCAAGCTCATCGAGATGCCTGCGTGTGGCTTCAATTCTGGCTTGAAGCAGGATCTGCTCCAGTGCGAGTTCGCTTCTGTGGCGTTCATCGAGCACTTCGGTGAGTGTGTGAATCAAGGCTTCGGCGACGTTATCGACGTCCTGGCTGTAGTCTTCGTTCT from Phycisphaeraceae bacterium harbors:
- a CDS encoding TetR/AcrR family transcriptional regulator yields the protein MSSITKTWPLPERPVVVNPVEKVTHNNHAEGNAQEQTAKPRSRAPLSRDQILEATQVCLNDLGYDGTTIRKIASQLGCAVGSIYRYFKDKRDLLAEVTQRRFDPVLELIEDGVPAARSLERYIEVASAEPEQYRLMFWLASLSDKEATRALPGMIEKLLAAWSMQTGASAEKLDAAWCVVHGGLMIGLPTQQLVDRAMAVLGEGDRPAGMLHRAGRSAEAQAG
- the glyA gene encoding serine hydroxymethyltransferase, whose amino-acid sequence is MTQTTSEPVLNQPMSILQDQDHDAYRIIAAEVQRQENTLELIASENHASPAVMAAMGSVLTNKYAEGYPGARYYGGCQYHDQIEDLARNRAKELFGCKFANVQPHSGANANIAAFMAVLKPGETVLSLPIDSGGHLSHGLKVNFSGHFYNIVDYRLDPETELIDYDHVRSQALEHKPKLIICGYSAYPRTIDFKKFRDIADEVGATLLADISHISGLVAAGIHPSPFPHAHMVSTTTHKTLRGPRGGLLLTNDEELAKKLDRRIFPGSQGGPLMHVIAAKAVAFGEALRPSFKAYAKQVVANAQALADELDSLGYRLVSGGTDNHLMLVDLRPKADDLTGADAEKWLEAAAIISNKNGIPNDPRPPKVTSGLRLGAPALTTRGFKEDQMRQVGQWIDKVLTAKGDEQVAREVREQIVDLCAQFPMPH
- a CDS encoding PQQ-binding-like beta-propeller repeat protein; this encodes MTLWHALHGWVAVTALWATLALGQATAVYPPEDHDAEDLIAQTLDEADRGAWETAARLVHRIVINHPDGLVRIDDGRYQRAPEVVWSGVGAQPELRLAYQSLFSQQARRELQNLRVLPESVAQLIQITDRYRATPAGIDAGLLLVALHLEAARLGPAALVLDRLDRDARRPEQHQRILALRDILNTLRQAQPEPKRTQHLASGSVVLGPPPETLGRAESASLWTVPWRELVDEQTNTIFDPRQVGQRGFAINRMNQTAFPQPLLTGGQVLVNTGGALVALDRFSGGVLWRHDLDPPDDTSQQLARMHAIMVLSESRGVATDGTRAFAIVGVGRQASRIGQRGNSRSNNNASRLLAVDLQQGRPLWEQHPDSLADNTHDWHFVGTPVTRQGFLYAVLQRIQGRSLAETNVACFAADTGELLWRTSVGTVAVSQPVASPGAPQLAMDPLAERLVLIDPAGLIVALHPTDGGIAWALDLLEATQEQTNPTPNPRQRFPAFLPGFNPQATWLNAGLIVQASGLAQAVLLSPTDGRTLRIIKDIDPTAHWAPNPQGGALVLNDPVTVLSENAEIIERWPLAADRPQPQDQHQGLWFIRGSGLWWLDPTAGRSVLWTDATPSFRLAANDEQLIIARPQGISAFMAWPVARDRLAQAVEQDPNDPESGIRLAEVAAGQNDAQTLVRGLAAAATSLDAWHDQANPADIHRLTTRLFSLAQRPAAQQPRAAQTLLDLLAELTATPAQQSMATLLTARAHQRAEEPLAAVDSYQQLLLTQELASASLPWLPGEPLAAQIAAHELRALVQDQQTEADAPGGMAGGLGGGVSGGGVYDEYDERALVELQAARDRDDPRALARIVERYPASRWSRVALELAGQLSLRLNQPLEATLHLRRAYRLAENDEQATAAVRELLEAYRLLGLPEQRRSWVRRLERDHPGTSVVLLDDPNDLITARPRSAVNWTGLPNRAWTTPTTSITPDPASSTVVTLKHNQLELWRQPDNATAPKRLHRENYQVGPIVAIADKRSVLVTEAATWTITCFDAITGQQLWRREPPTAQADNTTANRGVINLLEGDRRMLNAQVLLQAQARNAIRPLGVQTLLVRDLTDFRVIVSDQRGRIIALDRANGTTSWTHAINLGALQTLKANEWVVAMVGQQPSEEGQLRSRIVLLDTLTGEPMVPMLEPDEIVVDLALSDVDVMATIEGTTLVVRRVEDAQPLWQINHENTSFQRPLWIDGRFLAVQDNRAQLHVYDALTGQQLLKLPTILRPNTSATPITAVGDKAIVRWNDRLLAINAQGKTLWEAAPLANDYRYQAHWLTTDRVLTWLQPVQPAVIPPQPAWAEYDLDTGRLLRQQTLPANWRQADLDQSGPTARGFVLNLRNLGTAFFATPPTLAPPTAPVGFENLRQGRTTSPPPRPLPITRPR
- a CDS encoding MBL fold metallo-hydrolase — encoded protein: MPLDYRVISIGALSVNDLWDHQGPARTPHATCTLIRSDKRTILVDPGLPPEVLIARLGERSGLTPNDISDVFLTCFRPAHRWGLLGFPNARWLISEAEREAIGAHLVQQFQDTDDPQHEETLRKEIALLKRFEPAPDQLAPQVDLFPLPGYTPGTAGLLLPLSGFSVLIAGDAVGSVEHLENGRVQRNAFDIEQAKESLTEAIEIADAIVPGHDNIVLNPTRRPVG
- the ispE gene encoding 4-(cytidine 5'-diphospho)-2-C-methyl-D-erythritol kinase; this translates as MIQASPSTSEGSTLRLACPAKVNLALSVGARDDRGYHPVATWMVAVSLADTLTLTRTGEPSSLSVAFAEDALGTHRVDWPVEKDLSWRALEALEAHAKRTLGVEMVLSKRVPAGGGLGGGSSDAAGVLVGVNRLFGLGLPDGVLKSIAAGLGADVAFFVGAHSGETSAIGTGYGEQLSGAPHREVVWLVLIWPGFGCATAGVYKAFDDQPGPHEVDLDRVLTLAAGGLVSAHDPFNDLAAPACAAEPRLGNLRKKLADELETPVHITGSGSTLFLVASDEADANGLSKRVSERFGVASVPCSSIKRG
- the ilvD gene encoding dihydroxy-acid dehydratase, with product MSQALNRYSSRITQPRSQGASQAMLFATGMTEADMDKPQIGIASVWYEGNPCNMHLLDLAAEVKTGVQNADMVGFRFNTVGVSDGISMGTDGMSFSLQSRDLIADSIETVMGAQWYDALIALPGCDKNMPGCVIAMGRLNRPAIMVYGGTIKPGCATVKGKQETLDVVSAFQSYGQAIAGTITEDERKTIVRNSCPGAGACGGMYTANTMAAAIEALGMSLPFSSSTPAEDGGKADECRRAGEAIRVCLEKDLKPRDIMTRAAFENAMVVITAMGGSTNAVLHLIAMASSVDVKLTIDDFKAVGNRIPLLADLKPSGKYLMEDVHKIGGVPAIMKYLLAEGLLDGSCMTVTGKTLAENIANVPDLPPNQDIIYPIEKPLKAKGHISILTGNLAPGGAVGKITGKQGLRFTGPARVFDSEEDMIAGLEAGKITSGDVIVIRYEGPKGGPGMPEMLTPTSALAGAGFLDDVALITDGRFSGGSHGFIVGHVVPEAQEGGPIALVCDGDSITIDDETHAITVDVPEDEMAKRKAAWKQPAWKATRGTLWKYIKTVCNASEGCVTDA
- a CDS encoding aspartate-semialdehyde dehydrogenase, translating into MSVLPPSAAARSAGSSRRSSALTVAIAGATGAVGQEFLRVLEQRDFPIGELRLLASSRSAGKTMLFGGREVAVSDLAEESFEGVDIALFSAGGSISQAIAPRAVEAGAVVIDNSSAFRMTAGVPLVVPEVNPEAVGDLAIGSKPGIIANPNCSTIIALVAVTPIHRAVGIERMVVSTYQAASGAGAAAMAELEQQTREVLEGKPPTCKIFSQQYAFNVFSHNSDIGPEGYNTEEMKLVKETHKIWDQAEGDRTAITATCVRVPVLRAHSEAINLTLRKPMGEDEARRVLADAAGVSIIDDRAANRFPTPLEASGLDDVFVGRIRRDISQAEGMGLDLFVCGDQIRKGAALNAVQIAELLVGR